From a region of the Zingiber officinale cultivar Zhangliang chromosome 4B, Zo_v1.1, whole genome shotgun sequence genome:
- the LOC121977078 gene encoding MKI67 FHA domain-interacting nucleolar phosphoprotein-like — protein sequence MGAKAKKALKKKLKKTSQLSISRHKNESSDFLPLEGGPGLQLAKVEEEPAKNIATVLYIGHIPHGFYEEQMKGFFSQFGKIKHVRIARSRKTGNSKHYGFLEFENPEVAKVVADEINNYLVFEHNLQVHLIPPERVHPKLWKCANWRDNRKDWTAIARTQHSKERTSDEHQHMVQGIVKREEKRRKRIRAAGINYDCPDLVGLGQPASKKIKFDEEDD from the exons ATGGGTGCGAAGGCAAAGAAAGctttgaaaaagaaattgaagAAGACATCTCAGCTATCAATTTCTCGTCACAAAAATGAATCATCTGACTTTTTG CCTTTAGAAGGAGGTCCAGGACTGCAACTTGCAAAAGTGGAAGAAGAACCTGCCAAAAATATAGCAACAGTATTGTATATTGGTCACATTCCCCATGGATTTTATGAAGAACAAATGAAAG GATTCTTCAGTCAATTTggaaaaattaagcatgtgagaatTGCTAGGAGTAGGAAG ACAGGAAATTCTAAGCATTATGGTTTCCTTGAATTTGAAAATCCAGAG GTTGCCAAGGTTGTAGCTGATGAGATTAATAATTATCTTGTGTTTGAGCACAATCTTCAGGTTCATCTTATCCCACCAGAACGTGTTCATCCAAAGCT GTGGAAATGCGCTAATTGGAGAGACAATAGAAAAGATTGGACAGCGATTGCACGTACGCAGCACAGCAAG GAAAGAACATCTGATGAACACCAACACATGGTTCAAGGCATCGTTAAACGGGAAGAGAAGCGGCGCAAGAGAATCAGAGCTGCCGGCATCAACTACGACTGCCCAGATCTT gtTGGTCTTGGTCAGCCAGCtagtaagaaaataaaatttgacGAAGAGGATGATTAA
- the LOC121978039 gene encoding uncharacterized protein LOC121978039 — protein sequence MGCGRSKPEMGSENLRRKAMEVQRRLRPGRHLSIASSTDLPCSEDANGEYNLVATPSSTAAVIAEEEEGGKKLAAMEALEEADTVEAEEEKGKKLRRAVAEDEQFPGSPSFRFYFAGPTDGSVILQRENIEKSKHSVDGSKHKSQPMSSTKEDLDTKQGKPKAKRKSKLRALAKTPMIHIFNARSYSKVAHARDHHAM from the exons ATGGGCTGCGGCAGGTCGAAACCGGAGATGGGCAGTGAGAACCTCCGGCGCAAGGCCATGGAGGTCCAGCGGCGCCTACGGCCTGGGCGCCACCTCAGCATCGCCTCCTCCACCGATCTCCCCTGCTCCGAGGATGCGAACGGCGAGTATAACCTCGTTGCGACTCCCTCCTCCACCGCCGCCGTCATCGCGGAGGAGGAAGAAGGGGGAAAGAAGTTAGCCGCGATGGAGGCGTTAGAGGAGGCGGATACGGTGGAagcggaggaggagaaggggaagAAACTGCGGCGGGCGGTCGCCGAGGACGAGCAGTTTCCGGGGTCGCCGAGTTTTAGGTTTTACTTCGCCGGGCCCACCGACGGCTCCGTAATCTTACAAAGAG AGAATATTGAGAAAAGTAAACACTCTGTGGATGGATCAAAACACAAGAGCCAGCCTATGAGCTCAACAAAAGAG GATTTGGATACTAAGCAAGGAAAGCCAAAGGCGAAGAGAAAGAGCAAATTGAGAGCATTAGCAAAGACTCCTATGATTCATATATTCAATGCTAGGAGTTATTCCAAAGTTGCTCATGCAAGGGATCACCATGCAATGTAG
- the LOC121977079 gene encoding transcription and mRNA export factor ENY2-like: MRPSINRPPTPNPDEEPEKELSIQEIINIKLIESGEKEKLMELLRERLIECGWRDEMRALCRAYAKKKGRNNVTVDDLVHVITPKGRASVPDSVKAELLLRIQSFLKSVPLDAL, from the exons AT GAGGCCTTCGATCAACCGACCCCCGACACCCAACCCGGACGAGGAGCCGGAAAAAGAGCTTTCCATTCAGGAGATCATCAACATCAAG CTAATAGAGTCTGGGGAGAAGGAGAAACTGATGGAGCTTTTGAGGGAGAGGCTGATCGAGTGCGGATGGAGGGACGAGATGAGAGCGCTCTGCAG AGcatatgcaaagaaaaagggaagaaataATGTCACAGTTGATGACCTTGTACATGTTATTACTCCAAAAGGAAGAG CTTCAGTGCCGGATTCTGTGAAGGCTGAACTACTGCTACGCATCCAATCTTTCCTCAAATCTGTTCCGCTTGATGCCCTCTGA
- the LOC121978759 gene encoding F-box protein At5g03100-like: MEFQTRDRHTFNARRRRRRRRLRLSLFMVMGDLCSRSRRRFRRRHVQSELKEEDYLSTLPDELLSHILSFLPTLDSIRTSVLSRRWRHVWTSVPVINFSYFDLQPIIKKHFFVSRGGDSVSRLHLTGRSIDPKNLVFNTDDKSCVVCVSCEKLVYDLVKYAKSHGARQVTLLNFFYTQCRSSFFKIVFDWPSLVSLDLQVVGCVGFIFKFSERIAFRLSNLKTLSLTLGENIIPNESLSRLLSGCPVLEELRLKTKYFRPELVQIAAPNLLRLTLFDELANRSTPSLTCVRLFRIWRMGTFAQTLCDVTTLTITVSDKCLSSLSPRFLGKYRALVQGFPVFHKLHQLKIKMYVAEQFSLDIVFDLLRCAPNLQSLVLTESKKRPSDEHSDEWESSSSSRTNEPLEHLERVSMNIKSKRIRWMFLKKLSETVSTWDRVAVTY, encoded by the exons ATGGAGTTCCAGACAAGAGATCGACACACCTTTAAcgcccgccgccgccgccgccgccgccgcctccgccTCTCTCTCTTCATGGTCATGGGTGATTTGTGTAGCAGAAGCCGCCGCCGCTTTCGCCGCCGGCACGTGCAGTCGGAATTAAAGGAAGAAGACTACCTGAGTACTCTCCCGGACGAGCTTCTCAGCCACATCCTCTCCTTCCTCCCCACCCTCGACTCCATCCGCACCTCCGTTCTCTCCCGCAGATGGCGTCACGTCTGGACTTCCGTCCCCGTCATCAACTTCTCCTACTTCGATCTACAACCCATCATCAAGAAGCACTTCTTCGTTTCCCGCGGCGGCGACTCTGTTTCTCGTCTTCACCTCACCGGACGCAGCATTGATCCCAAAAATCTCGTCTTCAACACGGACGACAAATCCTGCGTAGTCTGCGTTTCGTGTGAAAAACTCGTCTATGACTTAGTCAAATACGCCAAATCCCACGGTGCCCGGCAGGTGACTCTCCTCAATTTCTTCTACACGCAATGCAGATCTTCTTTTTTCAAAATCGTGTTCGATTGGCCATCGCTCGTGTCACTGGATCTACAAGTCGTCGGCTGCGTGGGTTTCATATTTAAGTTTTCCGAACGCATCGCCTTCAGATTGAGCAATCTCAAGACCCTTTCCCTCACACTCGGCGAAAATATTATTCCTAACGAGAGCTTGTCGAGGCTACTCTCGGGTTGTCCTGTTCTGGAAGAACTAAgattaaaaacaaaatatttCCGGCCCGAACTCGTTCAAATAGCGGCACCAAATCTTCTCAGATTGACTCTT TTCGACGAACTTGCAAATCGAAGCACACCCTCTTTGACTTGTGTCCGATTATTCAGAATTTGGCGCATGGGAACATTTGCCCAGACGTTATGCGATGTGACTACGCTGACTATTACTGTGTCGGATAAATGTCTTTCAAGCTTGTCTCCTAGATTCCTG GGAAAGTATAGGGCCCTCGTACAAGGGTTTCCTGTCTTTCACAAACTGCACCAGTTGAAGATCAAAATGTATGTGGCAGAGCAATTCAGCCTGGACATAGTGTTTGATCTTCTTCGATGCGCACCGAATCTGCAGTCACTCGTTTTAACTGAGTCCAAAAAG CGACCGAGTGATGAGCATTCCGATGAGTGGGAGAGTAGTTCATCGTCGAGGACTAATGAACCTTTGGAGCATCTGGAAAGGGTTTCGATGAATATCAAGAGTAAAAGAATCCGATGGATGTTTCTAAAGAAATTATCGGAGACGGTTTCAACGTGGGATCGAGTAGCAGTCACCTACTAA